In the genome of Palaemon carinicauda isolate YSFRI2023 chromosome 15, ASM3689809v2, whole genome shotgun sequence, one region contains:
- the LOC137654132 gene encoding KRAB-A domain-containing protein 2-like, with translation MACSQEENFYEKVMLKKNSDSKPLILSKIEYYNLIEELRVASSAKNKSNRQYYILGRYEVLQGGGVERLIEKRKDETQELVYFVHVEDMFETIKRTHIATGHGGRDKMVKVLSKYANITRDIKELFKSWCVQCQKKRKRFATKGVTVKPILSEDYGSRSQVDLVDLQSCAKGNSPEHQLVLENKVLLKNQYVKKKKKKKKKKKKKKKKKKYINYMSIEIN, from the exons ATGGCGTGTTCCCAAGAAGAAAATTTCTACGAGAAAGTGATGTTGAAGAAGAACTCTGATTCAAAGCCATTAATACTAAGTAAAATTGAATACTAcaatctgatagaggaactcagagTTGCATCAAGTGCAAAAAACAAATcaaatcggcagtattacatccttggaCGTTACGAAGTTCTTCAGGGTGGTGGTGTTGAAAGGTTAATAGAAAAACGGAAGGATGAAACTCAAGAACTTGTTTATTTTGTACACGTTGAGGATATGTTTGAAACAATAAAACGTACTCACATTGCTACGGGACATGGCGGAAGAGACAAAATGGTCAAAGTGCTGTCAAAATATGCGAACATAACTAGAGATATTAAAGAACTGTTCAAATCTTGGTGTGTTCAGTGCCAAAAGAAACGGAAGAGATTTGCGACAAAGGGAGTAACTGTCAAACCGATTTTATCTGAGGATTACGGTTCACGATCTCAGGTGGACCTTGTTGACTTGCAGTCTTGCGCCAAAGGAAACAGTCCAGAGCATCAGCTG gttttagaaaataaagttttactcAAGAATCAG tacgtaaagaagaagaagaagaagaagaagaagaagaagaagaagaagaagaagaagaagtatattaATTATATGTCAATAGAAATTAACTAA